A single Mytilus trossulus isolate FHL-02 chromosome 12, PNRI_Mtr1.1.1.hap1, whole genome shotgun sequence DNA region contains:
- the LOC134692475 gene encoding uncharacterized protein LOC134692475: MKMVIPYVIVLLCLVSPSTQFNPFNNFGQDGFDIGQGIGNTQVFDDAESASIIQTGESFPAQVSVVDSGPADIGPVGGGGDGFGGLLMMGLPLLLLLAALGGGAGLTATAATPAAAAAAAATACPVCTTPVQATCPTTAAQCSPRAACPAGFAVVTNADANKCYRVIDTDSANYRAASVACSTAGGSLFEARSTQELNAIREIIPTSNPAPGYYIGFNNIGAATSNPTGVHTGVSLPANGQIPDFSGTTVDCVQVRKTGTFEVKDCGAPAKVLCEARLDKVNCVCP; the protein is encoded by the exons AT GAAAATGGTGATTCCGTATGTGATAGTTTTGCTATGTCTTGTGTCGCCATCAACTCAATTCAACCCATTTAACAATTTTGGACAAGATGGTTTCGATATTGGACAAGGAATAGGAAATACCCAAGTATTTGACGATGCAGAAAGCGCCTCTATAATTCAAACAGGAGAAAGCTTTCCCGCTCAGGTTTCTGTAGTAGATAGTGGTCCTGCTGATATAGGTCCTGTAGGCGGAGGAGGTGATGGATTTGGGGGTCTTCTCATGATGGGAC ttccTCTTTTACTCCTCTTGGCGGCATTAGGAGGAGGTGCTGGACTGACAGCTACTGCAGCTACTCCAGCTGCTGCAGCAGCTGCCGCTGCCACGGCATGTCCAGTTTGTACAACGCCAGTACAGGCAACATGTCCTACAACAGCAG CACAATGTAGCCCTAGAGCAGCATGTCCAGCAGGTTTTGCGGTTGTTACAAATGCGGATGCAAATAAATGCTACAGAGTAATAGACACTGATTCTGCAAATTATCGTGCTGCAAGT GTTGCGTGTTCTACTGCGGGAGGATCACTTTTTGAGGCTAGATCGACACAAGAATTAAATGCAATACGGGAAATTATACCGA CGAGTAATCCGGCTCCTGGTTATTACATTGGATTCAACAACATTGGCGCTGCTACTAGTAACCCAACAGGGGTGCACACCGGTGTCTCGCTTCCAGCTAATGGACAAATTCCGGATT TTTCTGGTACTACGGTCGACTGTGTACAGGTTAGGAAAACTGGAACTTTTGAAGTAAAAGATTGTGGTGCACCTGCAAAGGTACTCTGTGAAGCGAGATTG
- the LOC134692141 gene encoding transmembrane protein 180-like encodes MPLSNKTIFSYCACVTGFSLIATAYSFYYIKVFMNLYHIEEKWFHGAQILYLIWNAVNDPMFAYIQDSTNFKFTKTRRGSIMYSGPLFAISFLLPWIPWGDNSFIVGIHLIVSLFIWDTLFTFVGLAQCTLSTELSTNISDRITLNRYKSVGSLLGASSVMVLEYTSDSLHNFRAFQATSVILTICSCTLFWYAGHNAHTVYDVKQLSTTEKGDNDDISHNKTTRESYWRQTIQILSDRNFISFVVANFCQEFHRAFLSSFMAILGDHLISDQDISRNGRKLFYGAVTIMPQLLVIFGTPMIQRYSYFSAIQISHIYKVVAAIVMLCIGQNHPWCLLTFLMLDSCFANASYSLLCLPLSDIADANMMKYNRKHPISSMIFGTNALIVKPAVSLSPMLVVAILNNHGFNQLKDIEADDVDLKTSRELKHAMFMLICFYPIVIGLIQFISWSKYSVRKRLNQILIDL; translated from the exons ATGCCActgtcaaataaaacaatattttcctaTTGTGCCTGCGTAACTGGATTTTCTCTAATAGCGACAGCTTATTCATTTTACTATATCAAAGTTTTTATGAACCTATATCACATTGAAGAAAAATGGTTTCATGGTGCCCAAATTCTATATCTAATCTGGAATGCTGTGAATGATCCCATGTTTGCTTATATTCAGGACAGTACAAATTTTAAGTTCACAAAGACTAGACGAGGAAGCATAATGTATTCGGGACCATTGTTTGCGATATCGTTTTTGCTGCCATGGATACcgtggggagataactcttttatcGTTGGAATTCACCTTATTGTGTCGTTATTTATTTGGGATACGCTTTTCACGTTTGTAGGCCTAGCTCAATGCACCTTGTCGACCGAACTGTCTACCAATATATCGGATAGAATAACATTAAATCGATATAAATCCGTTGGTTCTCTCCTTGGTGCCAGCAGTGTCATGGTATTGGAGTATACGTCTGATAGCTTGCATAATTTTAGAGCTTTTCAAGCGACATCTGTCATTCTCACTATATGTAGCTGTACACTATTTTGGTATGCTGGACATAATGCCCATACTGTATATGATGTGAAGCAATTGTCGACGACAGAAAAGGGAGATAATGACGACATTTctcataataaaacaacaagaGAATCTTACTGGAGGCAAACAATACAGATTTTATCAGatagaaattttatttcatttgtagtTGCAAACTTCTGTCAAGAATTTCATCGAGCTTTTCTTAGTAGCTTCATGGCTATCTTGGGAGATCATTTAATATCTGATCAGGATATATCAAGAAATGGGAGGAAGTTGTTTTATGGTGCCGTCACAATAATGCCACAA ctaCTGGTTATTTTTGGAACTCCAATGATACAGAGATATTCATACTTCAGTGCCATACAGATCAGCCATATTTACAAAGTTGTGGCTGCAATTGTTATGCTATGTATAGGACAGAATCATCCATGGTGCTTACTTACGTTTCTGATGTTAGACAG ttgttttgCAAATGCTTCATACTCGTTGCTTTGTCTACCATTGTCTGATATAGCTGATGCCAACATGATGAAATATAACAGAAA ACATCCAATTTCTTCAATGATATTTGGAACAAATGCCTTGATAGTTAAACCAGCAGTATCTCTCTCTCCAATGTTGGTAGTCGCCATTTTGAATAACCACGGGTTTAACCAACTAAAAGATATTGAAGCAGACGATGTTGATCTTAAGACGTCACGTGAACTGAAACATGCAATGTTTAtgttaatatgtttttatcCAATAGTTATTGGTTTGATACAATTTATTTCATGGTCAAAATATTCTGTACGAAAAAgattgaatcaaattttaattgatttataa